Part of the Triticum aestivum cultivar Chinese Spring chromosome 4D, IWGSC CS RefSeq v2.1, whole genome shotgun sequence genome is shown below.
TGAGTGCCAGGATCGGGAACCGGCGCCAATATCATTGATTAGGGACTCCTGGTTGGGAGCTCTCCTAGGAAAGATCTCCTAATCGGATGTTAAGCGCCCAATAAGCTCTTCGTTCGTGCTCCTATGAAGGGTTATTGGCTCCTATGACGCACATGGCGCAATGCATGGCGGCAGCCCAATAAGCCCTTTGTCCGCGCTCACCCATTCACTCGTCTCTACTCAAACGCTATTTCTTTCGCAGATTTTTTCTATAGCTGGTCATCTTTGTCTAAAAAAACTGCTTATTTTTTGTCAATTTGTTAAAAAAACCACAAATTTGAAGAATATTTGTGGGTTCGAAAAATGTCcatggatttgaaaaaatgttggcGGATTTGAAAAAATAGCTCATGGATTTGTCAGAAAAACTACTACTAGGGTTTCTTTCCCCTATCCCTTAGCGGCCAAGGCAGACTTCCCCCTCCAAACTTCGCTGGTGAGCTCATTGATTCGCCTCCCCTCCGCATTTCTCTTCAGCGGCCGATGCTGTGGAGGACAATCCCGGCACCTCCGCTCtagttagtagtttaggttagggtttttaATCTTCACAAGCAGCGGCGGAGACAGGCCCTAGGCAGCCTGGGGTGTGAAGATGGATTCCTTCGTTTCCTGTAGCTATAGTGCTCGAAGGTGGCCTGGAGCGGCCTGGGGCTTGCCATAATCCTGGAGATGCCGATGCTCACAAGTGCGGCTCTCAGGAGGATGAAGGCgtttcttcttcgagtttgtcttccgAGCTTCGATCTTCCTTGAGTTTATCCGTTTGGACATACTGGATGGAGTTCCAGTGTAGATTCATGACGTCTCATTCGGACGGTGAAATTAGGGTTTCTCATCGTGGGGTGAGATTTGGTGTCAGGTGATTCAGATCTATTCTTCAACAACGAGGACTACCGCTCCACGGTGTTGGTTAttaggggcacatgcacgaagacttcaTGGTTGTCATAGACAAGGTCAAGCCAGTCCCAACAGGGGAGCGGCAATTGTGGCGTGTCAGCAGCTCATTCTGGCGACGGCAGTGGTCATTCGGTGGTATGAGAATCtatatgtaatttttattatgtttgaggtgcctGCAGTGAACTTTTATGTAGCAATAGAACAGGGAAAATATACGAAAAAGACAGTCCTTTTCAATTTTGATTATCTATATATGGTTCGTTTCTATTTCAAGATATCAATATCTATATATTAGTATTAGTTCTCAATTTCAATTATCTATATATTAGTTCGTTTCTATTTCTAGATATCTATTTCTATATATTAGTACTAGTTTTTTTGACAATTTATATATCTATATTAGTTAGTAGTACTATTAGTTAACTATCTTCTGTGAGTTCTTTCTTCCGTGATGAACTGTCGACACAAGTGATACATTTTTTTCCTGTGGACCAAGGAGAAAGAGGGCTCAGCAGGAAGACGATTGTACCATGAGAGAGAGAAGCACAGAGGTCAACCCGCTTTAAATATGAAACATGGTTTTATTAGCTCATTTTAAAAAACTACTACATGCAGCTACCAAGAAGGGCTATGTAGTACAAGATGTTGACAAGGGGAGCGCGGCTGAATCTGAATTACTTTGTAACTATCGTTCGATCCACCATACAACACTTGGCTGAAGCAAAATTAAGCAAATCAAAAGGCCGAGAGCAGAACTGGATTGAGAGGCTAACTTGGAGCAGAGGGCGCGCCATTCCATACCACCATTGCATTCCGTTCGATTTTCACTGCACCACCCGTAGCAGCAGCAAGATCTGAAGGAAGATGTAGGATACTCCCCCGATGGTGGCGTACCTGAGCTTGCTCTCCCCCTCCAGCTCGGCGAAGTCACCGTCGACGGACTTGCTGAACCCCCCGGCGAGCCATCCCACGTTCTTGTACCCGTCCTCGTGCAGCATCCTCACCGCAATCAGCGACCTTGAATTGATTAACAGCCCAGCCAAAAGCTTTATCCACATCAGTCAACGTGGACAGTACAGGCATGCCACTTAATCATCCGTTTGTCACCGCAGCAAAGTATCTATAGTCTACTACTAATTACCTGAGGCCTTCGCCGCATGCGACGAGCAGCTTGGCGTCCttcccggcgacggcggcggcgacgtcgtCGAGGAAGCGGTCGTTCATCTTGGTGAAGGACTGCCCGGTCCAGAGCCCGATGTAGCCCAGGTGGACCCACTTTTTGAGCAGCGTCACTGGGCCCATGTCGTCGTCGGCCATGAACAGCGGCACGTGCACGGACCCCCGAACGGCGGCGCGGTCGTGCTCCCAGGCCGGCCGGACGTCCAGCAGCTGGAACCCCTCGGAGCCCATGACCTCCGCCGCGTCCCTCGGCCGGACGGCCTTCACCGCGCCCGACCGCACCAGTTCCTCCGCCCCTCCCGCCCACGACGTCGCCTGCGCCCTGACGCGACACCGTGACACGCCTGAGGATGCGGAGGAGAAACAGGCAGCCGCGGTCGCCGCAGCACCCATGGCCATGGATTCCACCTGCTCGTGCTTAGTTTCTTCAGCTCCGTGCTCTGGCGCTTGTCGTCCCCTTGCCCTTGCCAGGGAACCATGAAAGGATACGTTTCCAGGTCTCTTATCCACTATGATTTTCTAGGTTCAATCAGCACCGTCGACACAGCGGGCCTCTTACATTCCTGATCGCACGATCACTCCTAACAGATCAGGCGGTGACGGGAAGCAACTCAAAAGTTTTTTCGCGGTTCTACCAGCTGCCAAAAGTTCTTACATCTGCGACAAATCAACTAATCTACTCCAGCTAGCTATCATATGACACGCATGATATACTACGACACATGTGCAATGCAACACACGCACTCCTAGTCTGCCGGCCAAGAGGTGACTAGACAAACTCGAAGCTCATGAGAAGCTTCACGCTCTTGAACTTCATTCCCTTGTGGTCGAAGAGCGGCACGGTGCGGATCCCTGGCCACAGCTCCGACACAGGCAGAACGGTCTGCCCGCCGAAGTCGTCCTCGTTCACATCATACTCGTGCACCTCCACACGCAGCAGAGCGATCTCCGGCACTGTCAGCGGGAAGGTGAACCCATCTTCCCACATTGGGACCCAGCTATCCTCCACGACTCTAGTCTTCCTCATCACCGAGTCTGATGGAACTCCGGCTATGCCCACCTGCTCGTTGGGTGGCATTCAAATTTCAGTTCTTGCTTTAGTTGGCGTTGGATTATTATTTTTCACTTGTATACATTGCACGCTGATTTCCAATGTTTTTGGCACTTCTTTTCGGATTCTACTTATCATTTTGATGATGAAATACAGTGGTTCTGGCAATACCTTTGCATAAAAATCTGGAGGGGAATATGAATCGAAATGTGTCTGCTTAAAATCCTGCTGCCAACCATCGCCGATGTACACTTTGACCTGAGAACCAGTAGCCACGTGAAACCCGTTTCTGAATTTCAGAAAGGGAAAGGAAACGAAGGAATGCGTTATGCACCTTCAGTGTTTTCTTCACAGGTAAGTCTGCTGTCGGATCGAAAACCTTCCCATCCGGACAAGTTTGCATTAAAAAATCTGGTTTCTTCACATAACCACAGCCTCCATTGGCTTTGTAAAATCCATTCATTAACCAAAGGGCTCTGCCGTATCCCTGCAAAAATAAAATGGCAGGCCTTATATTAGCAACAACTGAAGAGCACATGGATAACGAACATAGCACAACCAGTAGCAGAGATAAATTGTCAACCAAAAAAAAACATGCACCATAACGCAACTAATCAAGGTAATTCACATCCTGTAACTGGAGATCTTTAAACAGTAGGTATCCAAACACAATATAATACAGTATCTTGCTAAAATCACAACTGCACCTGCATATTGAATGCTACCATTTGAGCACCATGCACCCAGCCAAGAAATGGGTTGTAGTTGGATGAATTGAAGCGGGTCCCCTTTGGGTATATTCTCAGTAGATTTCTTTGTGTAAAGCTGCTTGTAACAAACAGGATGAACACTTCAGTAAGACAAAGAGAAGTGGATCCTAACATTTTTGATTCACAGAAAAGGAAATGATATGACTGTGTCCCTACATAGTTTCCTGGGCAATTCAATAAATTTACTAAGCGAACCTCACTATCTTCGGACCATGACCTGCCGCCACTTTTGCAAGTTCTTGCTCGCTCAAACTGAGGCGCCTAACTTTTTCCGGGTCACTCTTCAAGGCGTCAACAAGAGAACCCTTTGGCTTTCCTGCTTTAATAGTAATAAGGTGTTTATACTCCAGTGGTGCACTCTTGCGCACTTTCTGTTCATCATCTTCATCTACACCTCTTTCGTGGCATGACATATCGTCCTGATGGTGATTAGTAAATCTCGACATAAAGATGATGTAGGAAAAAAAAAGATAGAAACGTTTTGCTTAACTTTGAACCAATTACCTTGTTGGCATCTTGCAACTCATCCTGAATATCGGGGACTTCTATACCCCATGCTGATTCTTCATTTTCTCCTTTGCTAAACTTTGGCTCAATGTCTCTATCTTTCATAGTACCACCCTTTGCTTCAAGGTACTCCTTTGGGGGCTTTGTTGAGAGGATTACACGCCCCCTTAGTGCTTCCGGTGAAGGAAATTCTTGAAGATGTTTTGATTCAGGATAGTACAGGATATCTCCAAATACTTCAAGGACCATCTAAATAGAATTCAGAACTACATTCGAGAGAATCATCCGGACGAGATATAAATCATATAAAGAAAATACAGTACCTTGGCTACTTTTGCCTGAAGATCAGATGTAAGGTGGTCTTCTAATGTTATAATAACAGGGTAGGGAGATGCGACAAAGGCATATTTTTTTATGGATTTCAAACATTTCAAAAGTGACACTGGGGCAGTAAGTGTCCTACAAAGAGTCAAATAATTAGAATGAAGTCATAGCATATGGAATGCACTTTGTATTTGTAGTACAGTTATCTTGCAACAAATAAATGTTGTAGAAAGTCTCTTGAAGGAAGGATTTGTCATATGTACCTTCCATGgagaatatctatgtcatctttagAAGAATTTGGCCACATGTCTAATTCAATTACACGAACACCTATTTGCAGTGCCTTGATTATGGGAACATCACTACAGTCACTGCTAAGTTGATTGCCAGTAAGATATGAGTTGTGTCCGGTGTATATGAAGTAGTGGGACAAAGGTGCATTCATGTCATGATGAACCTGGGAACCATGAGATTTACAGTCAACGGACATCTCAAACCACATAGCACACTCTAAGTTACATCAAAATTTAAACTTGTCATGCTAGCCACAGCAGATAGTTGCCACCAAAAACTAAATAAATAAAGCAGATAATGGCCAACAGAACATTCAGATACAGCCAGTCATTAGAGCTTTGTAGAGATTTAGTTATACTTTATACTAAAGTGTATGAGTAATTCCATATATCAACCATCAGCTTGCTGAGCATGATGCATCATTACACTACATTCGAACACTTAGGCAAGGCAATGCCTAATGCCTTCACATCCCATAGAGTTTTTATGTCTTGTTTTGTAGCAGTTATGATAAATAACTTAATGCAGCATCTAAGTATTTGGCACGAGTGTGGCTGCCACATCCAACTACAAAAGAGCAATCTGCATGACGGTTCGACAAATACCAAGACATAGTCACATGATCCTGTGATAGCGACAATGGCTGGTAATATCCAAGTAACATGTTCACCACGAAGCAGTTTGCCAAGCACAAATCCCCTTCTAAACTGTGATGATCAGTAAGGCCGTAAATGCCACTAATTCACCATGTCGTGTAACCTGCGCAGGAATGCTGATTGCTACCTTTGACTGACGGATGGGCGGGTTGAGGTCCTCGGAGAAGAGGAAGTTGTGGAAGTCATCAACGGTGAGGGCCGGCCTTCCGAAACGCGGGGTGCGGCTGCGGCCCTGGAGGACCCGGTCCACGATCCGCTCCGCCACGTCCATTCCGCCGTCACCGTCGAGCTCCCCGGTGGCGGCTAGGTAGCGGCGGAGCTCGTCGACGCCCATGTACGGCGTGCCGCCGGAGAAGCGGGAGAAGAGCGTGCGCACATCCTCCGGCGTGGTCGCGTCGGGCAGCGCGAACCTGCGCGTGAAGAAGATGCAGCACTTGTACGTCcccatctccgccgcctcagcctCGGCGCCCGCTCCCCCTTGATCGCCCGGTTTTCTCTCCTCGTTAGGTCCCCGGGGGAGGAGACGTGTGGGGGTGGGAGGCGCCTCAGGAGAAATTTCCCTCTCCATTTTGGGATTTCTCGCTCCCGCATTGCGAGTTTTTAGGGCGATTCGAAGGTTGGGGCGGTGTGAGGGAGAGGACGGGAGACGCGGAGACGAGTTTGTAACTTCTAGGAGGAGGAGCGGTTGAGTCTCGCCATTCATTTCGAGGCAAGAGCACTGGAGACCCAGAAACTTGCGTTGGATGTGATGGTTTAATTCATAAACTTGCAAAAAGTGATTAACTAGTCCATAAACTTGCAAACTATGTGATGGTTTAGTCCACAGCCAATTAGAGACGGACAATTGACGCCCAGCTCGCTGCTTCGTGGCACACCTGGTGGGGCCGACGTTTTTGTGAAGAACCCCTCAACGTTTCAGGAAATCACGCCCGCAGAAGATGCTAACGAGCTTACGTTTATTTCACGTAGAAAACAAACAAACTAACGAGCTCGTTAGTTTGTTTTCTCTGGCAGCGCAATGTTGAGGCTGCTGGCCGCCGCCATGCCACCCGTGTCGGAGTTGGGGTCCCCGAAGTTGAAGATCACCACGGGGGACCTCTTGGTGGCAGGCTCCGGCTCCGCGGCGCGGGTGGCGACGGCCAGGCCGCTCCCCCAGGACCCGTAGCCggccgccaccaccgccgtcgccgGCATGTACTTGAGGCAGGCGACGAGCAGCACCGCGCCCACCCCCGCCAGCAGCACGTAGTACTGTAGCCGCAGGCTGATCTTGGCCGCGTCCACGCCCCCTCTGCCGTTCATCTTGCCGGCGCTGACGCTCTCTCTGCCTTGTGCCTTACTCTGTCTCTCAAGCTCCTTGCGCTGGCTGGGGAAGTGTGTGCGTGGCTGTGCAGTGTACCCGTCCGGCCGTCCGACCGTGTATGTATATACTActcgaactaaaaccacgacgagtaatttgaaacggaggaagtagtaatGTACGCGCGCTTCGCTGCGCCGCTCTTCACTGGGATGTCTATCTTCCAGAAAATCAGTTCACTTGTTCTCAAATAACAACATAACGATTTGAAGAGAACTGTGAGATCGACCTTCAGTTTTCTTGTTTTTTTAGTTGAAATCTTATTTCTTGTTGGCATGAAAGAAATCATGGACTCTTTTCTAGTGACAAACATGAGATTAATTACTCCTATGACTGGATCGTGAGTTATTTCTATATATGCACGCATCGAAGTTCTGTCTTCAAGTTTGCTGAAATTTATCTGCCTCTTCGAGCTTCTTCCCACATGAGTGGTAGGTTGTTCAGTCCCATCTTTGAGGTGGTAGAATTGTTGACTCCAATTCAAATTATTCAATCCGACATTGCTTTGCAAAAGATTGAAAAAATTATTGATTTTCCACCACAACAATCTGCATTGGCTAGCAACAATAAAAACAATCAATGACAGTAGCAGTATGCCAGTATCTCTCAATATCTCACTTCAGGATGAGCAAACAAAGCGACGGCAACACCACAGAACGCAGAGCAACACACAATAAAGCAAACAAATTTCACTcaatgtctctctgtctctcctcTATGAATAAAACTGGTCTAAAACTGCCCCAATATTACCCAGACGGTAGCACACAGCAGCAACACACAACAATCAATGACATATTCTCATCTGCTTTTCTTCTCCCTTCAATCTTCAGCAGGCACGCAACCCATGTCCGCAACAACAATAGGTCCATAACCTCCTAGTGCCCCTCCAAGCCCTCGTCTTCAATTATTCAGCGGCAGCACAAGTCCAGCATCAGCACAAGGTCCGACTGCCTCCACGCACAAAGTCCAGCATCAGCACAAGGTCCGACTGCCTCCACGCACAAAGTCCAGCATCAGCACCACGCCATCCCTCCTCGGTCCTCGCGCTCGTTCATGGCGCCAAGCGCCTTGACTGTGCCAGCGCCCCTCCCCAGCTCCGGGTTTCTCCGCCCAGCCAGCGCCTGGTCCCTGCACCCTCTTCGCGGCTAGCGCCGGCTCCCTTCGCCGCCACATACATCCACTGCCCTGACGACGTCGCCTCCCTATAAGGTCAGCCCTTCTCTCTCAATTTAGAAAAAAAGTGGGCGAGCTCAGGGCACCCCGAGAGGGGAGGTGGAGAGAGATGAGCCTCCCGCCAAAACCCCCTCTGCGCGACCaaacaggaggaagaagacgatgccgcAACCGCCCACTGCCTTCAACGAAGAAGCAACAACGCACCTCCTCCCCGCGCCCAACCCGACAGCGAGACTTTGGCAGGAATATCGTTCGCCCCTCTTACAAACGGGCCGCTCCGAAAAGCCCATAGGGCTTCCACGAGCACATGCAGGCGGGACCCAGTACATTACACAATCGAAATGAGCACTAAAAATAAATACACAAGTAATACACGAGCTCGCTAGTTTGTTTGTTTTCTACGTGAAATAAACGTAAGCTCGTTAGCATCTTCTATGGGCGTGATTTCCTGAAACGTTGAGGGGTTTTCCACAAAAACGCCAGGCCGACCAGGTATGCCACGAAGCAGCCAGCTGGGCGCCAATTGTCCGCCTCTGATTAGCTGTGGACTAAACCATCACATAGTTTACAAGTTTGTGGACTAGTTGATCACCTTTTGCAAGTTTATGGACTAAACCATCACATCCAACGCAAGTTTCTGGGTCTCTAGTGCTCTTGCCTCATTCATCTTTGATCCCTCTCTATACTCGTGTAcaagattttatttttctttttctttttcatactAACATACAAGTTTTGTAATATCACCGGGAGTCATAGAACTTGCGCTCGATGTTTAGTTTGGTGCTAGAACTTTGAAAATACGAAATTGTAGTCACTCAACTTGACTCAAGCGTGCACATACGGTCACAAAATATGTATGCAAGCGTATCTGTGTGTATGGCCCCACCCGTCATTGACTGGAGGCGCTCGACCAACGGTTTTTTGCACAAAACACCCTTGTACTTTTTTATTCGCAGGAAAGCTGACCACCGTGACTCATTTGTGCACAAGACCCCTTCGCATTTTTTTATTTGGAGGAAAGCAGTCCAGTGTACTGGTAAAACTAACGCCAAAAAAGGGGGCGCACAAGGTCTCGAACGCACGACCACGATTATACCACACTAGCAAGTGTAGCCACTACATCGATCACATTGACATGCCTGCTAAAGATAACAAGTGTATATGTACCGGACGATGTCCCACCTATTATTATAGAATGAAAATTAACATAAAAAAGGGTGGCCATCAAA
Proteins encoded:
- the LOC123097787 gene encoding rhodanese-like domain-containing protein 10, producing MAMGAAATAAACFSSASSGVSRCRVRAQATSWAGGAEELVRSGAVKAVRPRDAAEVMGSEGFQLLDVRPAWEHDRAAVRGSVHVPLFMADDDMGPVTLLKKWVHLGYIGLWTGQSFTKMNDRFLDDVAAAVAGKDAKLLVACGEGLRSLIAVRMLHEDGYKNVGWLAGGFSKSVDGDFAELEGESKLRYATIGGVSYIFLQILLLLRVVQ
- the LOC123097786 gene encoding phosphoinositide phospholipase C 2; amino-acid sequence: MEREISPEAPPTPTRLLPRGPNEERKPGDQGGAGAEAEAAEMGTYKCCIFFTRRFALPDATTPEDVRTLFSRFSGGTPYMGVDELRRYLAATGELDGDGGMDVAERIVDRVLQGRSRTPRFGRPALTVDDFHNFLFSEDLNPPIRQSKVHHDMNAPLSHYFIYTGHNSYLTGNQLSSDCSDVPIIKALQIGVRVIELDMWPNSSKDDIDILHGRTLTAPVSLLKCLKSIKKYAFVASPYPVIITLEDHLTSDLQAKVAKMVLEVFGDILYYPESKHLQEFPSPEALRGRVILSTKPPKEYLEAKGGTMKDRDIEPKFSKGENEESAWGIEVPDIQDELQDANKDDMSCHERGVDEDDEQKVRKSAPLEYKHLITIKAGKPKGSLVDALKSDPEKVRRLSLSEQELAKVAAGHGPKIVSFTQRNLLRIYPKGTRFNSSNYNPFLGWVHGAQMVAFNMQGYGRALWLMNGFYKANGGCGYVKKPDFLMQTCPDGKVFDPTADLPVKKTLKVKVYIGDGWQQDFKQTHFDSYSPPDFYAKVGIAGVPSDSVMRKTRVVEDSWVPMWEDGFTFPLTVPEIALLRVEVHEYDVNEDDFGGQTVLPVSELWPGIRTVPLFDHKGMKFKSVKLLMSFEFV